The region AGTTTTTTGCAGTTATGGGTATGTATGGTTCTTTTAATGTAAATTGGCTTAGGGTATCACTCATCCCGTGACTGGCTCAATgatagaataaaataataacacgagaaaatagaaataataaaagtaattcATTGTTCCGCTGTTTGGCAATGGCGTCACGTGGGGTTAGTCAGCAGGATGAAGTAGGGGTATAGCCAGTATGTCAATGGCCTGGGCCTTCCAATATAGGTGTAGTTTGCCCTCAAGGCTCCGGACAAACCAAAATTATCACTGTTCCTTGCAACAAAGACTGTGCCACTGCCTGCCCTTCGTGCCCGGATACGCCCAGCTGTGCTCCCAGTAGTAACCCCCCTTGTGCCGACAGGCTGCTGAGCTTCTCTATCCTCCCGATAAATGTCCTACAACTTGTCAGCGCGAAAGACATGTGGTGTTGGTATTTAAGGTTATTTCGAGACCCTGATATTCATGAAAcaatactatattatttgTCAGGAAATAGTGAATAATAATGTCTGATATCAAGACTCCCTGGCTATATTAAAGCCTAGGTAGTCCGAACTGATAATAAATTACTAGAGAAAAAACATAGATATATCATTAGTAGAAGTAGCTATCcacttatatctataatatatagagagCAGATTCTCTTATTCTAGcattattaattaagataaagaagaaacaagGCTGCAACCAGCGTTCACAGGTAAGCAGCGAGCGCGCCGTGCCGCACCACGACAGCTGAGCGCTGCAGGCGCTCTCTTCCAATCGCAGCCCTACTCTGCGCCGCAGCGTGCAGGGAACATACTACGCCACGGCGCCTGGCTGTGAATCGATTGGATAAGACTCCAGCGTGCTAGGCAAGAGGGGCTGATTTGCAATGCCCAAGGGAAATGTCCTATCTGCCTCGTCTGCCACCTGAGGGGGCTGCCTTGTGATGTTACATAGGTATATAGCTATGCGCTTCCCTCTGGCCGGGAGAACAACTACCGGTCTAAACCAAGAGGTTGAAAGGCTGCCTGCCATCTGCTGTACAACATGTcgaaaggaaaacaaacgGCCAAATTACCCCCCAGCGGTGGAGGGACTGTCTACTGCCATACCTGTCGGAAATCCTTCGTCAATGCAGATGCTCTACGTATGCATTGCCGGAGCTCAAAATCGCATCGAGAGAAAGAATCAGGTGGGCTTCTTTGTCCAATAAAATTGAAAGACTAGCTAATGGATTCGTATTTAGTCCCATTACCTTCACCCTCCAGCGCTGATAAGCCAGCGGCCTCGCCGACAAACAAGAAGTCCATGTGCATTCAATGCAACAGGCAGTTCCAAAGCAAAGCAGCATTGCGAAGTCATGAAAAGGACTCCCCGAAACACAAAACCATCCCAAAAGTTCCACCAGGAGCTTCCTCCAGAATCACGAAGGCACCTGCCGCAGGCCTAAATCGCAGGGAAGAGATAGTAACGGCCCCAGAGACAGAGGCAGGCGGAAGTAACGTTAAGGGGAATAACAACATTGAAGCGCCACTAGCAGACTTAGGGCATCAATCATGCCCACTCCCACTACCACGCCTACGGCTACACCCACCCAAAGCATCGGCTCTGAAAGGGGATCCGGATGTTGACATTGGTCTTACGGAGGTCGATCTTTTGGTGGACGGGTTGGTACTATCCTTCTTCGAAGCTGGCCCAGACGCGACGAAAACCGATAGCCCAGTTGCTTCGTTACCAGGGGAGGATCAGGAGAAGAATGCCAATTCCGAGAGCTACGAACTAGTTGTACCCGACGTTCCTGCACCGTGGTCGTCGATCCCCTTGAGCGAGCGTGACGTGGTGCTGGATGCTCTGCAAGCGCAATGCCACTCCATGGAATCCCTGGCGGGGGAAGGATACTGGACCCAGACGCCATCGCCGGTGGATATTGACATGGGCAGAAAATGCAGTGACTGCGGAGGTAAGGAGTCTCTTAATACTTGAACGGTTCACACTGACATGGCCATTGTAAGTCGCAAAGCAAAGAATCAGTACACACCCAGAGGAGTCGGTATGTCGATTCCACCCGGCACCAAGGCATTTTCGGGTGAGTACTAGGATGGATACCTTTGCTCTAGACTTTGAATTGACACTGTCGCTGCCAGCAAGGGATAATACGTGGTCGCGGCAAAGCGACACCAAAGAAGTCCCGGTGCGGTAACTGCAAGCAACCCGGTAATTCAAAGGGCTGTATCATCTACTCTGCCCATGACTTCGCACCCCCAAATGCAAATCTAGGCAAGATGGCACCTACACCAGCATTCAACCGGGACGCTCTCAAGGCCGTCGTGCTGGACTGTGAAATGGTCGGAGTCCTTGGTGCGAGTGGCCGCGAATGCAGCGAGCTTGTCCGTGTCAGTGCGGTCGACTTCCTAAGCGGCGAACTTATACTTGATACCTACGTCTCTCCGCAGGGCCACGTAACATGCTGGCGCACGAAGTTCAGCGGCGTCAATCCATCTGTTCtcgcggagaagaagcgggagGGGAAGTTGATAAAGGGCTGGCAAGCTGCAAGGGATCTGCTATGGCGGTTTATTGATGCGCAAACGGTACTCATTGGGCATAGTCTTAATAACGATCTTGCTGTCCTTGGAATGGTACACACCCGCGTTGTTGACTCGGCTATGGTAACGCGGGTTGCGGTTGCTGAAGATTGCAAGCGACGTTGGGCGCTGAGGAAACTCGCTCAGCAGtttcttgttctggataTCCAAGCCGGAAATGATGGTCATGATTGTGTTGAAGATACCTATGCGGCGCGTGAAGTTGTATTGTGGTGCCTGCGAAATGCATCCAGGCTGCAGGCCTGGGGTGCTGATGAACGGAGAGCCATGGCGGGAAATACAAAAGGGAAGAAGTCCCTCGTCACAAGGGCCGTTGAGGTAGCATCTGCGAATTGACTTGTCACAATGTCATTTTGTCTGGTTGTGGTGGAATTACTCTATTCGCTGGCTACTCCGGACATAGCCATGTGGCTATTCTTCAGATACCATCCATTGTTTATTTACTGAGTCTTGCAGCCctttagaataatactcTTGTAATGCATCAATACGATGCCAAGGAACTAGCAACTATAAAGCGATGTCAACGTAGCAAAGAATATCTAGCTCGGCCAATCAGATAACTCCGTTAGAAACAGAATGAATTGCTTCAGGATCTATAGAACTGGAGTATCTTCTAGAGGTCTTATATAGAATCTGTCAATAAGAGACACACTAATG is a window of Aspergillus puulaauensis MK2 DNA, chromosome 4, nearly complete sequence DNA encoding:
- a CDS encoding uncharacterized protein (COG:L;~EggNog:ENOG410PQ68;~InterPro:IPR036397,IPR013520,IPR012337,IPR013087;~PFAM:PF00929;~go_function: GO:0003676 - nucleic acid binding [Evidence IEA]), which gives rise to MSKGKQTAKLPPSGGGTVYCHTCRKSFVNADALLPLPSPSSADKPAASPTNKKSMCIQCNRQFQSKAALRSHEKDSPKHKTIPKVPPGASSRITKAPAAGLNRREEIVTAPETEAGGSNVKGNNNIEAPLADLGHQSCPLPLPRLRLHPPKASALKGDPDVDIGLTEVDLLVDGLVLSFFEAGPDATKTDSPVASLPGEDQEKNANSESYELVVPDVPAPWSSIPLSERDVVLDALQAQCHSMESLAGEGYWTQTPSPVDIDMGRKCSDCGVAKQRISTHPEESQGIIRGRGKATPKKSRCGNCKQPGNSKGCIIYSAHDFAPPNANLGKMAPTPAFNRDALKAVVLDCEMVGVLGASGRECSELVRVSAVDFLSGELILDTYVSPQGHVTCWRTKFSGVNPSVLAEKKREGKLIKGWQAARDLLWRFIDAQTVLIGHSLNNDLAVLGMVHTRVVDSAMVTRVAVAEDCKRRWALRKLAQQFLVLDIQAGNDGHDCVEDTYAAREVVLWCLRNASRLQAWGADERRAMAGNTKGKKSLVTRAVEVASAN